In Paraburkholderia flava, one genomic interval encodes:
- a CDS encoding methionine ABC transporter ATP-binding protein, which yields MIEIRNISQRFAGPRGWVEALHNVNLSIPHGEVFGIIGRSGAGKSTLVRTINLLTRPTEGNIVVDGRDLTTLPAAQLREARREIGMIFQHFNLLSSRTVYDNVALPLELAGMKRADIQATVEPLLELVGLSAQRDRYPAQISGGQKQRVGIARALASKPKVLLSDEATSALDPETTRAILDLLRRINRELGLTVVLITHQMDVIKQVCDRVAVLDAGRVVEEGKVIDVFLQPHHEVTRALIGDVIAQELPPAMKARVAERLKSGSGHLLRLAFTGSGVDQPILSETIRRYELDFNILHGQIDEIQGQAFGSLAVLAGGEPVKVAQAITFLREQGVVVEELSYVE from the coding sequence ATGATCGAAATACGCAACATCTCGCAGCGCTTCGCGGGGCCCCGCGGATGGGTCGAAGCGCTGCACAACGTCAATCTGTCGATTCCGCACGGCGAAGTCTTCGGCATCATCGGACGCAGCGGCGCCGGCAAGAGCACGCTGGTGCGCACGATCAATCTGCTGACGCGGCCCACCGAAGGCAACATCGTCGTCGATGGCCGCGATCTCACGACCTTGCCCGCCGCGCAGCTGCGCGAAGCGCGTCGCGAGATCGGCATGATCTTCCAGCACTTCAATCTGCTGTCGTCGCGCACCGTCTACGACAACGTTGCGCTGCCGCTCGAACTGGCTGGCATGAAGCGCGCGGACATCCAGGCGACCGTCGAGCCGCTGCTCGAACTCGTCGGGCTGTCCGCGCAACGCGACCGCTATCCCGCGCAGATCAGCGGCGGACAGAAGCAGCGCGTGGGCATCGCACGCGCGCTCGCCAGCAAGCCGAAGGTGTTGTTGTCCGACGAAGCCACGTCCGCGCTCGATCCCGAAACCACCCGCGCGATTCTCGACTTGCTGAGACGCATCAACCGCGAACTCGGTTTGACCGTCGTGCTGATCACGCACCAGATGGACGTGATCAAGCAGGTGTGCGATCGCGTCGCGGTGCTGGACGCGGGCCGCGTCGTCGAAGAGGGCAAGGTGATCGACGTGTTCCTGCAGCCGCATCACGAAGTGACGCGTGCATTGATCGGCGATGTGATCGCGCAGGAACTGCCGCCCGCGATGAAGGCGCGTGTCGCCGAGCGGTTGAAGTCCGGCAGCGGCCATCTGCTGCGGCTCGCGTTCACCGGTTCGGGCGTCGACCAGCCGATCCTGTCGGAGACGATCCGCCGCTACGAACTCGATTTCAACATCCTGCATGGACAGATCGACGAGATCCAGGGGCAGGCATTCGGTTCGCTCGCGGTACTCGCGGGCGGCGAACCGGTAAAGGTCGCGCAGGCCATTACGTTCCTGCGCGAGCAGGGCGTCGTCGTCGAGGAGCTTTCGTATGTTGAGTGA
- a CDS encoding methionine ABC transporter permease → MLSEMFDMFVQSFWETLVMVGISGAIGALVGLPLGVLLYLTDRQGVLQNIAVNRVMGVVVNAVRSTPFIILLVAVIPFTRLVVGSSIGTAAAVVPLTIASAPFIARLVETALREVDRGLIEAAQAMGATTSQIVFKVLLPESLPGVVAGLTITFVSLVGYSAMAGAIGGGGLGDLGIRYGYQRFLPEVMLTVVVILIVFVQVVQSFGDWLVRRLSHK, encoded by the coding sequence ATGTTGAGTGAAATGTTCGATATGTTCGTGCAGTCGTTCTGGGAAACGCTCGTGATGGTGGGCATTTCCGGCGCGATCGGTGCACTCGTCGGCTTGCCGCTCGGCGTGCTGCTGTATCTGACCGACCGCCAGGGCGTGCTGCAGAACATCGCGGTGAATCGCGTGATGGGTGTCGTCGTCAATGCCGTGCGCTCGACGCCGTTCATCATCCTGCTGGTCGCCGTGATTCCGTTCACGCGGCTCGTCGTCGGGTCGTCGATCGGCACGGCGGCGGCCGTCGTGCCGTTGACCATCGCGTCGGCGCCGTTCATCGCGCGGCTCGTCGAAACGGCGCTGCGCGAGGTGGATCGCGGACTGATCGAAGCCGCTCAGGCAATGGGCGCGACGACCAGCCAGATCGTATTCAAGGTGCTGTTGCCGGAATCGCTACCGGGCGTCGTCGCCGGACTGACGATCACGTTCGTTTCGCTGGTCGGCTATTCGGCGATGGCCGGCGCGATCGGCGGCGGCGGGCTCGGGGATCTCGGCATTCGCTACGGTTATCAGCGCTTCCTGCCGGAGGTGATGCTCACGGTCGTCGTGATCCTGATCGTGTTCGTTCAGGTGGTGCAGTCGTTCGGGGACTGGCTCGTGCGTCGGCTGAGCCATAAATAA
- a CDS encoding MetQ/NlpA family ABC transporter substrate-binding protein: MQRRSFLGFAAALGAAALFAASAHAEDTIKVGVTGGPHAQLMDVVKTVAAKNGLTIKVIEFSDYVQPNAALAAGDLDANSYQHEPYLQSQIKDRGYKLIKIADTVTFPMGIYSKKFKSLAELPAGAKIAVPNDPTNGGRALLLLQKNGLLKLRADAGLKATPLDIVDNPKKLKIVELDAAQIPRSLGDVDAAAINTNFAMEAGLKPTQDAIAIEDPKGPYVNIIAIREADRNKPWVAKLVAAYHSTEVKQFVASKFGGSVIAAW, translated from the coding sequence ATGCAACGTCGTTCTTTCCTGGGATTCGCAGCCGCACTCGGCGCCGCTGCATTGTTCGCCGCTTCGGCGCATGCCGAAGACACGATCAAGGTCGGCGTCACCGGCGGTCCGCATGCGCAACTGATGGACGTCGTGAAGACCGTCGCCGCGAAGAACGGACTGACCATCAAGGTCATCGAGTTCTCCGATTACGTGCAGCCGAATGCGGCGCTGGCCGCCGGCGATCTCGACGCGAACAGCTATCAGCACGAGCCCTATCTGCAGTCGCAGATCAAGGATCGCGGCTACAAGCTGATCAAGATCGCCGATACGGTGACGTTCCCGATGGGCATTTATTCGAAGAAGTTCAAGTCGCTGGCCGAGCTGCCGGCGGGCGCGAAGATCGCGGTGCCGAACGATCCGACCAACGGCGGCCGCGCGTTGCTGCTGCTGCAGAAGAACGGCCTGCTGAAACTGCGTGCCGACGCGGGTCTGAAGGCGACGCCGCTCGATATCGTCGACAACCCGAAGAAGCTGAAGATCGTCGAACTCGACGCAGCGCAGATTCCGCGTTCGCTCGGCGACGTCGACGCCGCCGCGATCAACACGAACTTCGCGATGGAAGCGGGACTGAAGCCGACCCAGGACGCGATCGCGATCGAGGATCCGAAGGGCCCGTATGTGAACATCATCGCGATCCGCGAAGCCGACCGCAACAAGCCGTGGGTCGCGAAACTGGTCGCCGCATATCACTCGACGGAAGTGAAGCAGTTCGTCGCGAGCAAGTTCGGCGGCTCGGTGATTGCGGCGTGGTGA
- a CDS encoding electron transfer flavoprotein subunit beta/FixA family protein, translating to MKILVPVKRVVDYNVKVRVKSDGTGVDIANVKMSMNPFDEIAVEEAVRLREAGVATEVIAVSAGVAQAQETLRTALAIGADRAILIESNEDLQPLAVAKLLKALVDKEQPQLVILGKQAIDDDSNQTGQMLAALANLPQATFASKVVVADGKATVSREVDGGAETLALTLPAVITTDLRLNEPRYVTLPNIMKAKKKPLETVKPEDLGVDVSPRLKTLKVVEPPKRAAGVKVPDVAALVDKLKTEAKVL from the coding sequence ATGAAAATCCTGGTGCCAGTAAAGAGAGTGGTCGACTACAACGTGAAGGTCCGCGTGAAATCGGACGGCACGGGTGTCGACATCGCGAACGTGAAGATGTCGATGAATCCGTTCGACGAAATCGCGGTGGAAGAAGCGGTGCGGTTGCGCGAAGCAGGTGTCGCGACCGAAGTGATCGCAGTGTCGGCCGGTGTCGCGCAGGCGCAGGAAACGCTGCGCACGGCGCTCGCAATCGGCGCGGATCGTGCGATCCTGATCGAATCGAATGAAGACCTCCAGCCGCTCGCCGTCGCAAAGCTGCTCAAGGCGCTGGTCGACAAGGAACAGCCGCAACTGGTGATCCTCGGCAAGCAGGCCATCGACGACGACTCGAACCAGACCGGCCAGATGCTCGCCGCACTCGCGAACCTGCCGCAAGCTACGTTCGCATCGAAGGTCGTCGTGGCCGACGGCAAGGCGACGGTGTCGCGCGAAGTCGACGGCGGTGCCGAAACGCTGGCGCTGACGCTGCCGGCCGTCATCACCACCGATCTCCGCCTGAACGAGCCGCGCTATGTGACGCTGCCGAACATCATGAAGGCGAAGAAGAAGCCGCTCGAAACCGTGAAGCCGGAAGACCTCGGCGTGGACGTGAGTCCGCGTCTGAAGACGCTGAAAGTGGTCGAGCCGCCGAAGCGCGCTGCCGGTGTGAAGGTGCCGGACGTTGCCGCGCTGGTGGACAAGCTGAAGACCGAAGCCAAGGTGCTGTAA
- a CDS encoding electron transfer flavoprotein subunit alpha/FixB family protein yields the protein MTNLVIAEHDGASIKAATLNTIAAAQKIGGDIHVLVAGHNAQGAADAAAKIAGVTKVLLADAAQLEAGLAENVEATVLNIAKNYTHILAPATAYGKNVAPRIAAKLDVAQISDITAVDSADTFERPIYAGNAIATVQSQDPIKVVTVRSTGFDPVAAEGGSAAVEKIDAAADSGLSQFVSREVTKLDRPELTSANIIVSGGRGLGSGENYTKVLEPLADKLNAALGASRAAVDAGYVPNDYQVGQTGKIVAPQLYIAVGISGAIQHLAGMKDSKVIVAINKDPEAPIFSVADYGLVGDLFAVVPELVGAL from the coding sequence ATGACGAATCTGGTAATAGCTGAACACGACGGCGCATCGATCAAGGCCGCGACGCTGAACACGATTGCAGCGGCGCAGAAGATCGGTGGCGACATTCACGTGCTGGTCGCGGGTCACAACGCACAGGGCGCAGCCGACGCAGCCGCGAAGATCGCGGGCGTCACGAAGGTGCTGCTCGCCGACGCCGCGCAACTCGAAGCCGGCCTCGCGGAAAACGTCGAAGCGACGGTGCTGAACATCGCGAAGAACTACACGCACATCCTTGCGCCGGCTACCGCCTACGGCAAGAACGTCGCACCGCGTATCGCGGCGAAGCTCGACGTCGCGCAGATCAGCGACATCACCGCGGTGGACAGCGCCGACACGTTCGAGCGTCCGATCTACGCGGGCAACGCAATCGCGACGGTGCAATCGCAGGATCCGATCAAGGTCGTCACGGTGCGTTCGACGGGCTTCGACCCGGTCGCAGCGGAAGGCGGCAGCGCAGCGGTCGAGAAGATCGACGCAGCGGCTGACTCGGGTCTGTCGCAGTTCGTGAGCCGCGAAGTGACGAAGCTGGACCGTCCGGAGCTGACGAGCGCGAACATCATCGTGTCGGGTGGACGCGGTCTGGGCAGCGGCGAGAACTACACGAAGGTGCTCGAGCCGCTCGCCGACAAGCTGAATGCTGCACTCGGCGCATCGCGTGCAGCCGTCGATGCGGGCTACGTGCCGAACGACTATCAGGTCGGCCAGACCGGCAAGATCGTTGCGCCGCAGCTGTACATCGCGGTGGGGATCTCCGGCGCGATCCAGCATCTGGCCGGCATGAAGGATTCGAAGGTGATCGTCGCGATCAACAAGGATCCGGAAGCGCCGATTTTCAGCGTGGCCGATTACGGGCTCGTCGGCGATCTGTTCGCCGTGGTGCCGGAACTCGTCGGCGCGCTTTGA
- a CDS encoding acyl-CoA dehydrogenase has translation MYNAPIRDMLFVMKELANIEHIATLPGFEDANLETAQAVLEESAKFCGEVLAPLNVEGDRNPSSWKDGVVTASPGFRDAFRQFSEGGWQGVQHPADYEGQGLPKLIATPCIEMLNASNLSFALCPLLTDGAIEALLTAGTEEQKQVYVPKLISGEWTGTMNLTEPQAGSDLALVRTRAEPTGDGAYRVFGTKIFITWGEHDMAKNIVHLVLARTPSAPEGVKGISLFIVPKFLVGADGSLGERNDVHCVSIEHKLGIKASPTAVLQFGDHGGALGYLVGEENRGLEYMFIMMNAARFAVGMQGVAVSDRAYQKAVAYAKERVQSRPVDGSAKQSVSIIHHPDVRRMLATMRALTEGSRALAYVAASHCDIAHRDPDDAQRAKHQAIYEFLVPIVKGWSTELSIDVTSLGVQVHGGMGFIEETGAAQFYRDARILPIYEGTTAIQANDLIGRKTLRDGGAVAQALLAEIAQTVEQLGREKDAACASMQRQLEQGRRSLEAAVKFVLENAKRDPNAVFAGSVPYLKLAGIVLGGWQMARALLVAKQKHGDDPSFYGAKIATAQFFAEHVLSQATAFEAAIVSAKGDEGVLALSEDQF, from the coding sequence ATGTATAACGCGCCCATCCGGGACATGCTGTTCGTCATGAAAGAGCTGGCGAATATCGAGCACATCGCAACATTGCCGGGTTTCGAAGACGCGAATCTCGAGACCGCTCAGGCGGTGCTCGAAGAATCGGCGAAATTCTGCGGCGAAGTACTCGCGCCGCTGAACGTCGAAGGCGACCGCAATCCGAGCAGCTGGAAGGATGGCGTCGTTACCGCGTCGCCGGGTTTTCGCGACGCGTTTCGCCAGTTCTCCGAAGGCGGCTGGCAAGGCGTCCAGCATCCCGCCGACTACGAAGGCCAGGGTCTGCCGAAGCTGATCGCGACGCCGTGCATCGAAATGCTGAACGCGTCCAACCTGTCGTTTGCGCTGTGTCCGTTGTTGACCGACGGCGCGATCGAAGCGCTGCTGACCGCCGGCACCGAGGAACAGAAGCAGGTCTACGTGCCGAAGCTGATTTCCGGCGAATGGACCGGCACGATGAACCTCACCGAGCCGCAGGCCGGCTCCGATCTCGCGCTGGTGCGCACGCGTGCCGAGCCGACCGGCGACGGCGCATACCGCGTCTTCGGCACGAAGATTTTCATCACGTGGGGCGAGCACGACATGGCGAAGAACATCGTCCATCTCGTGCTGGCACGTACACCCAGTGCACCCGAAGGCGTGAAGGGCATTTCGCTCTTCATCGTGCCGAAGTTTCTCGTCGGTGCGGATGGTTCGCTCGGCGAGCGCAACGACGTGCACTGCGTGTCGATCGAACACAAGCTCGGCATCAAGGCGAGCCCGACTGCGGTGCTGCAATTCGGCGATCACGGCGGCGCGCTCGGCTATCTGGTCGGCGAAGAGAATCGCGGCCTCGAGTACATGTTCATCATGATGAACGCCGCGCGTTTCGCAGTGGGCATGCAGGGCGTCGCCGTGTCGGACCGTGCGTATCAGAAGGCAGTCGCGTATGCGAAGGAACGCGTGCAGAGTCGTCCGGTCGATGGTTCGGCGAAGCAGTCGGTGTCGATCATTCACCATCCCGACGTGCGGCGGATGCTCGCGACGATGCGTGCGCTCACAGAAGGTTCGCGTGCGCTCGCGTATGTCGCGGCGTCGCACTGCGACATCGCGCACCGCGACCCGGACGACGCGCAGCGCGCGAAGCATCAGGCGATCTACGAATTCCTCGTGCCGATCGTGAAGGGCTGGAGTACGGAGCTGTCGATCGACGTGACGAGCCTCGGCGTGCAGGTGCATGGCGGGATGGGTTTCATCGAGGAAACCGGTGCCGCGCAGTTCTATCGCGACGCACGGATTCTGCCGATCTACGAAGGCACGACCGCGATCCAGGCGAACGATCTGATCGGTCGCAAGACGCTGCGCGACGGCGGCGCGGTCGCGCAGGCGCTGCTCGCCGAGATCGCACAGACCGTCGAGCAACTGGGCCGCGAGAAGGATGCCGCGTGTGCGTCGATGCAGCGGCAGCTGGAACAGGGTCGACGTTCGCTCGAAGCGGCGGTGAAGTTCGTGCTCGAGAACGCGAAGCGCGATCCGAACGCGGTGTTCGCGGGCAGCGTGCCGTATCTGAAGCTCGCGGGCATCGTGCTGGGTGGCTGGCAGATGGCGCGTGCGCTACTCGTCGCAAAGCAGAAGCATGGCGACGATCCTTCGTTCTACGGTGCGAAGATCGCGACCGCGCAGTTCTTCGCGGAGCACGTGCTGTCGCAGGCCACGGCGTTCGAAGCGGCGATCGTCAGTGCGAAGGGCGATGAAGGTGTGCTTGCGTTGTCGGAGGATCAGTTCTGA
- a CDS encoding D-amino acid dehydrogenase, translating to MRVVVLGSGVVGVTSAYYLARAGHEVTVIDREAGPALETSFANAGQISPGYAAPWAAPGVPLKAVKWMFQKHAPLAIRLDGTQFQLQWMWQMLQNCTSARYAVNKGRMVRLAEYSRDCLQALRADTGIQYEGRTGGTLQVFRTQQQLEGAAKDIAVLKDANVPYELLSPAELARAEPALAAVSHKLTGGLRLPGDETGDCQLFTTRLAAMAEALGVKFRYNTPIDALAQAGGRIAGVQCGSELVRADAFVVALGSYSTKFLSGIVKIPVYPLKGYSITAPIVDAAAAPVSTVLDETYKIAITRFDDRIRVGGMAEIVGFDKTLRDARRETLEMCVNDLFPGGGDTSKATFWTGLRPMTPDGTPIVGRTPVSNLFLNTGHGTLGWTMSCGSGQLLADLISGKQPAIQSGDLSVHRYLGETSGTGRPAYA from the coding sequence ATGCGAGTCGTCGTTTTGGGCAGTGGCGTCGTCGGGGTGACGAGCGCTTATTATCTGGCGCGCGCGGGCCATGAAGTGACCGTCATCGATCGCGAGGCCGGTCCTGCACTCGAAACCAGCTTTGCAAACGCCGGCCAGATTTCGCCGGGCTATGCGGCGCCGTGGGCTGCGCCTGGCGTGCCGCTGAAAGCCGTCAAGTGGATGTTCCAGAAGCACGCACCGCTCGCGATCCGCCTCGACGGCACGCAATTCCAGTTGCAGTGGATGTGGCAGATGCTGCAGAACTGCACGTCGGCACGCTACGCGGTGAACAAAGGCCGCATGGTGCGTCTCGCCGAATACAGCCGCGATTGTCTGCAGGCGCTGCGCGCGGACACCGGCATCCAGTACGAAGGCCGCACGGGCGGCACGCTGCAGGTCTTCCGCACGCAACAGCAACTCGAAGGCGCTGCGAAAGACATCGCCGTGCTGAAGGACGCCAACGTCCCGTACGAACTGTTGTCGCCGGCCGAACTGGCGCGCGCGGAACCGGCGCTCGCCGCCGTGTCGCACAAGCTCACCGGCGGTTTGCGTCTGCCGGGCGACGAAACCGGCGACTGCCAGCTGTTCACCACCCGCCTCGCCGCGATGGCCGAAGCGCTCGGCGTGAAGTTCCGCTACAACACGCCGATCGATGCGCTCGCGCAAGCCGGCGGCCGCATCGCCGGCGTGCAGTGCGGCAGCGAACTCGTGCGTGCCGATGCATTCGTCGTTGCGCTCGGTTCGTACTCGACCAAATTCCTGTCCGGCATCGTCAAGATTCCGGTGTATCCGTTGAAGGGTTATTCGATCACTGCACCGATCGTCGATGCGGCGGCGGCTCCGGTATCGACCGTGCTCGACGAGACCTACAAGATCGCGATCACGCGTTTCGACGACCGCATCCGCGTCGGCGGGATGGCGGAGATCGTCGGCTTCGACAAGACGCTGCGCGACGCGCGCCGCGAAACGCTCGAAATGTGCGTGAACGATCTGTTCCCCGGCGGCGGCGATACGTCGAAGGCCACGTTCTGGACCGGCCTGCGTCCGATGACGCCGGACGGCACGCCGATCGTCGGCCGTACGCCCGTGTCGAACCTGTTCCTGAACACCGGTCACGGCACGCTCGGCTGGACGATGTCGTGCGGCTCGGGCCAACTGCTCGCCGATCTGATTTCCGGCAAGCAGCCCGCGATCCAGTCGGGCGATCTGTCCGTGCATCGCTATCTCGGCGAAACCAGCGGCACGGGACGTCCTGCCTACGCGTAA
- a CDS encoding Lrp/AsnC ligand binding domain-containing protein — MRTQRQPIRTLDKLDHKILRLLQQDGRMAMKDLAEQVGLSVTPCIERVKRMERDGVIMGYYARVNPTELGAALLVFVEITLDHKSGNMFDQFRREVQKIPEVLECHLVSGDFDYLIKARIGEMADYRKLLGDILLQLPGAVQSKSYVVMEEIKESLTIAVGE, encoded by the coding sequence ATGAGAACCCAACGTCAACCGATCCGCACGCTCGACAAGCTCGATCACAAGATCCTCAGGCTGTTGCAGCAGGACGGCCGCATGGCCATGAAGGACCTCGCCGAGCAGGTGGGGCTGTCGGTGACACCGTGCATCGAGCGCGTGAAGCGGATGGAGCGCGACGGCGTGATCATGGGCTACTACGCACGCGTCAATCCGACCGAACTGGGCGCGGCGCTGCTGGTGTTCGTCGAGATCACGCTCGATCACAAGAGCGGCAACATGTTCGACCAGTTTCGCCGCGAGGTGCAGAAGATCCCGGAGGTGCTCGAGTGCCACCTGGTATCGGGCGATTTCGACTATCTGATCAAGGCACGCATCGGCGAGATGGCCGACTACCGCAAGCTGCTCGGCGACATCCTGCTGCAGCTGCCTGGCGCGGTGCAGTCGAAGAGCTATGTCGTGATGGAGGAAATCAAGGAATCGCTGACGATCGCGGTCGGCGAATAG
- a CDS encoding PA0069 family radical SAM protein, which yields MNDPDSPSDTEFPIAPPVPRKGRGAVTNLQGRYEVDQREKVDDGWLSSEGEDGEPRPLRTQVFEEKAKSILTRNASPDIPFTVSLNPYRGCEHGCIYCFARPTHSYLGLSPGLDFESRIYAKINAPELLERELSKKSYVPEPIALGVATDAWQPVERDLQLTRRVIQVLHDRGQPFAAITKSSLIERDLDLLAPMAARGQMMAAITITTLDADIARTLEPRAATPARRLRTIRTLAEAGVPVGVSIAPVIPFVTEQDMERVLEACAEAGATNASYIVLRLPWEVAPLFKDWLAAHFPDRADRVMSRVRDMRGGKDYDSSFAHRMKGEGLWADLLRQRFRQAARRLHLNERDRGILDMSHFKRAERAQAPRTAGATSAKPPSPQLDLF from the coding sequence ATGAACGATCCCGACTCTCCTTCTGACACCGAATTTCCAATCGCGCCACCGGTTCCCCGCAAGGGGCGGGGCGCGGTGACCAACTTGCAGGGCCGTTACGAGGTCGACCAGCGCGAAAAGGTCGACGACGGTTGGCTGTCGTCAGAAGGCGAGGACGGCGAGCCTCGGCCGCTGCGCACACAGGTCTTCGAGGAAAAAGCGAAAAGCATCCTGACCCGCAATGCGTCGCCGGACATTCCGTTCACGGTTTCGCTGAACCCGTATCGCGGTTGCGAGCACGGCTGTATCTATTGTTTTGCGCGGCCCACGCACAGCTATCTCGGACTGTCGCCGGGGCTCGACTTCGAGAGCCGGATCTACGCGAAGATCAACGCCCCCGAACTGCTCGAACGCGAGCTGTCGAAGAAGTCGTATGTGCCGGAGCCGATCGCACTCGGCGTCGCCACCGATGCATGGCAGCCGGTCGAACGCGATTTGCAGCTCACGCGTCGTGTCATCCAGGTACTGCACGATCGCGGGCAGCCGTTTGCCGCGATCACGAAGTCGTCGCTGATCGAGCGCGATCTGGATCTGCTCGCACCGATGGCCGCGCGCGGGCAGATGATGGCCGCGATCACGATCACCACACTCGATGCCGATATTGCGCGCACGCTGGAGCCGCGTGCCGCGACGCCGGCGCGTCGGCTGCGCACGATACGGACGCTTGCCGAAGCGGGCGTGCCGGTCGGCGTGAGCATCGCACCGGTTATTCCGTTCGTTACCGAGCAGGACATGGAGCGTGTGCTCGAAGCCTGTGCCGAGGCGGGCGCGACGAACGCGAGCTATATCGTGTTGCGATTGCCGTGGGAGGTCGCGCCGCTATTCAAGGACTGGCTCGCCGCGCACTTCCCCGACCGCGCCGATCGGGTGATGAGCCGCGTGCGCGACATGCGGGGTGGGAAGGACTATGACTCGTCGTTTGCCCATCGGATGAAGGGCGAAGGTCTGTGGGCCGATCTGCTGCGGCAGCGATTCCGGCAGGCTGCGCGACGCCTTCATCTGAACGAGCGCGATCGAGGCATTCTCGACATGTCGCATTTCAAGCGTGCTGAGCGTGCCCAGGCACCGCGCACGGCGGGGGCTACGAGTGCTAAACCGCCCAGTCCGCAGCTCGATCTGTTCTAG
- a CDS encoding NINE protein: protein MSIVTTTSPRFRSKTATAALAFFLGTIGAHRFYLYGRRDIYGWAHIAGTLIGIPGFLLLAITERSSTLGWCLAIPGAVSLLAAFLAAIVYGLRPDEKWDAQFNAHTEQRSHSGWVVVFVVIFSLLIGAFLLMTGLAMSFETYFESQANATTSLSQ, encoded by the coding sequence ATGTCCATCGTCACTACGACTTCCCCCCGCTTCCGCTCCAAAACGGCAACCGCCGCGCTCGCGTTCTTTCTCGGCACGATCGGCGCGCACCGGTTCTATCTGTATGGCCGACGCGACATCTACGGCTGGGCTCACATCGCTGGCACGCTGATCGGCATCCCCGGCTTCCTGCTGCTGGCAATCACCGAACGCTCATCGACGCTCGGCTGGTGCCTCGCCATCCCGGGTGCAGTGTCGTTGCTGGCCGCGTTTCTCGCAGCGATCGTCTATGGACTGCGGCCCGACGAAAAGTGGGACGCGCAGTTCAATGCGCACACGGAACAACGTAGCCATTCGGGCTGGGTGGTGGTCTTTGTCGTGATCTTTTCGCTGCTGATCGGAGCGTTCCTGCTGATGACCGGACTCGCGATGTCGTTCGAGACATATTTCGAATCACAGGCCAACGCGACCACATCGCTGTCGCAGTAA